A window of Phoenix dactylifera cultivar Barhee BC4 unplaced genomic scaffold, palm_55x_up_171113_PBpolish2nd_filt_p 000722F, whole genome shotgun sequence genomic DNA:
aaaaaaaaaatcttatgatGCTGGATGTTATTATGCTAGCATATTTATAGGTCTTGTCTCTCAAGTTGGTTGAGCCTGCACTAAGCTAACCTGATTTCTGTATTATATAGATTCACCACTTGTATTATATCAACCTGGAACAGGACTGCGAAAAGTGGCATTGCCAAATCCTTAACCCTAACCTTATAaaacttgaaataacttgatgcTTGCAAACCAAACCCGATATTTATTTGCTGACAAGACCCAAACTATGGGGTGGTACACATCATGCAGCCCAAGTTGCACACCTAGAAGCAAAGGGTATTCAAACAAAATGATACAAGAGAGAGGCAGTGAATATAGGTTATGGCTTTTAAGCCCGCTATAAATGATCATGCACTGAGATTTATGAaagtaaataataaattttgcaTCGAATATGATCTGCTAATTCGTGGGATAGGATGCTTCATGCCCTTTTAAGCCTTGCTCAACGCACATTTTAGCCTAGATCAATGAGCATTTCCGCTTCCGCTGTTTGCTTTTAGGCCAAGATATATATTAAGATATCTGTCTCCACATGTTTTGATCCCCAAACAGGAGAATCCGTCATAAAATTAAGTGTGCTTAAGGTCCAAAATCAAATTGATCAAATGGGTGGCACATTGCCAAGATGCAATGCTAATCGTCAGATCCATTAGGAATTAATATTATGGTCTTATGATCAAACGGGATGTTGCAGATATTTTGAGGTAGAAGAAATAATAAGAATCAACTCAAAATCTTATTATTGTTCAACCCATGATCACATGACGTATTCTTTTGGAATCTTTCCTAGTATTGATAAAAATCTACGAACAAAAGCCATTAaactcaaaatttaatttttatgacAACCCATGACCCCATGAAGCATTTGTTTCATCTTTCTAATAATAAGTCACCACCTCAAACAAAGAACAAACTAGAAcctattttcttcaaaaaaaaaaggacttacTGGCCTCGGAGATGAACAGGAGGAGCATAATGATGGAGGAGATGATGGTGATGAGTCCTCCCGAGAGCGTGCGGCTGTAGAAATCCTCGTTGATCTTGGGATAGGCATCGAGGTTCTTGAGCTTGTTGAGGATCTCCATCTCGAACGCCCTGGAACCAGAGCCTTAAAAGCCGAACCCACCGCCGGAGAAAATCTAGGGTTTCCCCCGGCGGTCCATCTCCGACCGGCGCTCGGCTTTCGTTGCGCTCTCGACGGAGGCCTCCCTCGAAGCTTGAAAAACGGACGGAGTCCCCCGATCTTCGGCGGTCAGCCTTAACATTATAGATGATAGGATTTTTTTTCTGTAATTTTAGAAATTGTTAGGGGTATTTTAGTATCGAAATCGAGGACCCGGGCGCGGAAGGCGGTTGACGGGCTTCGGGGTTTTAATTGACTGAAGTACCCCTCATTTAGGATCGCTTTTTGCGAGACGAGTTGGTAATTGTGGTAACGGAGAAGGATATTATGGTCTTAAAGGAATTGAACGCGCCGCTAAAGACGGCAAGGAGTCCTCGAATCATAGCCGTCTGATTGGCTTTGAAGCTGGCGGTCTAGTCGGGAAGACCCATCAAGATCGAACGGTTATCGTGATCATCAGATTAAAGAAGGTCTGCGGGATCAAATAATCAAGTGAGCTCAAATTCTGAGTTTGTGAGTGGAGCTGGTTTTGTACGGACGAAAGATTAGTTGCTTTGGGGTCTAAGTCTGGGTTCGATTAGTCCAATATAAGCTGATTGTATTCCGCTCAATTTAATCTTTTTACTAAATAGATGGGTTCCAAGTTTTGATTCCTCAGTTGTTCACTCAGTTTTTGGCATATTTAATAGTCGAATATGATAGAATCTGGCCCACTTAAAATCATTTTTAATCAATTAAGATTCATTTAACTTTCTTAAGTCCCCATTGACTAATTAtcatgaacatgacatgatcaatcttgtttattaaacaagttgCAAGTGCCATATCAAATTACATTATAATAAATAGATCTAGTCCAATTTTGGATTTTTGATCAATTTAACAAATACATTAAGTTTAAATTGCaatttttttctaatatatatGTTCCTATTTATCCAACCTGATATATCACTGgtctaatttaatttaatattgTAAGCTCCCACCTAGTTATACAAAAGTTCTATCACCCATATGATGCAATAAGATTAGTATACATTATGAGGACCAAAATGACACATGAATATTTACTTGAATCAACAGCTTCCATGCAAGCATTATGCAGATCCGAGAAAGACCGGCCGGtagatatatattattttctaatttaaattttatgatttataagtttTCCGGGCTCATGATATGTTCTTCAGGCTTTTGGTGACAAGCAATGGTAAATTTGCACTATTTTGGGCTGTAGATAAAGGATAATTTGACTATAGTTATCTATGGGCCGGCTCACTAGCCAGTAATTGTATGGATATTGATTCTTGATCTGAAATATAATTCAACGAacaaattttgtattttaagaaaaaataatgatgcaaattagatagcaaGTATGGGACTTCATATCTCTCCATCTTCAGAAAAAGGAATCATGCTGGACAGCAAAATAAAGGTCTAGTCAGGACAAAACTCAAACTTTGATTAATAAATAATTCTAGGGGGCTTTTGAATAATTTAAATGCTAATAGATTTGATAAGCATGGATGCACTTGCTTAAAAATGCAGGAGGACCGTTTAGACAGTTAATAAATAGTCTAATGATGGTTGATTTGTCATTTGATTTGGATTCTTAtcccataaaaaaaattatgtattgTCTCCATTTAACCCatgtatataattttatataatacaAATCTTTCAAAATTAACAATTCTCTCGCGGACAATTTTGACATGCCCAAGACttatttactctttttttttatataatactgatttaattttttggaaaaaaatcttcactgcatatatttatattacCTACTTTCTCAAGAAAAAACTTTAGcattaaatttatattataattttttaatttatatcatACGCTCATGAGTACAttcacaaaaataataataaaaaaaagagtaagAAAGCATATACCAACCtttttcaataaattttttttgagtaaTGCACTCAGTTAGCTGCACTGTTTACAGATAAATATGAGCACCCAAAAAGCTGCGATATATAACGTAGCGTCAGCGGCAGCCAGGGGCTAATTTTCGTTCACCAGACGCTATTATGgctttgggttgtatctttggCGCAAAAGAATGATTCATTTTTCTGGCTACGACGACCGTTGGATCTCTCCATGCACAAATCTCAGAGCACTTCGAACCCTTCATTCATCCGCTGCACAGGCTCGAACCGACCTTTGTGCGATCAAACGGTAGATTCgcgcgaaggaaggtgaatcgaTACATCTCCCCTCGCCTCTCCTTCCCGCTTGCACTCACTCTGCTCCTCGGTTCCTTCGCCGGAGATCTCCGCCCGAGATCTCCACTCCCGTGGCCTCACTCTGATCCTTTCCTCTCATCTCCTCGATCTCAGAAGAAACCCTAGCAATGGAGAGGGATCGCTCCTCCGACTCCTCCtccgacgaggaggaggagcgtgGGGCCCTCGTCCCCCAAAACGAGGTCAAGACCCGCCGCCGCTTCGCTGCCTTCGAGATTGGCGATCTTCCCACTCGGATCCGCCGCGGCTTCTGGACCAGCAAGCGCTACCTCCTCGTCATCTGCCTCCCCCTCGtcgtcatcctcctcttcttctccctcgacctcggcagCCTCTTCCGCGGCGTCTCCATCATACAGGCTGACTCCACCGGCGAAAGGATGCGGGAGTCCGAGCTCCGGGCCATCCATCTTCTCAGAAACCAACAATTAGGTTTTCTGAGACTCTGGAATCGGACACTCTCCGTCGCTCATTCCGGATCCGAGGTCTCTCGTTCTCCTCCTTCAGTTCCATTCAACAGCTCCAATTCCAACACTTCAGGTAAAGTCGTCGATCTGCCGCAGTCTTTGAACTCGGTCTCGTTCGAGGAGTTCAGATTGGCGTTGCTAGAGCAGATCAAGCTGAATAAACAGATCCAAAATACTCTTCTCTCCACTCATCGGGTCGGAAACGCTTCCCTAGGGTCATCAGATGACAATGTGGACTTCGATTCCTCTAGTTCTGGAGTTGATGTGTGTAGGAAAGTGGAGAGACCAGCGGAGAGAAGGACGATTGAGTGGAAGCCACAGAAAGATCGATACTTGTTTGCTATATGTTTGTCTGGCCAGATGTCCAACCATTTGATCTGTCTGGAGAAGCATATGTTCTTCGCTGCACTTCTAGGCCGCACCCTGATTTTTCCGAGCTCCAAACTTGATTACCAGTACGACCGGGTGTTGGACATCGACCACATTAATGAATGCTTCGGTAGAAAGGTTGTGATCACATTCGAAGAATTCCATGAAATGAAGAACCATAAGATGAGGATAGATAGGTTTATATGCTATATTGCATCACCTCCTTGTTATCTGGATGGGGAGCATATTAAGAGGTTGGAAAAGTCGGGGATTTCGTTGGGCAAGATTGAAGCTGCTTGGCCTGAGGATGCCAAGTTGAAGACACAAAAGAAGAGGGTCGTGGATGATATTGTGCCCAAATTCTCGTCTGATGATGAGGTTCTTGCTATTGGGGATATGTTCTATGCAGATGTGGAGGAAGAGTGGGTGATGCAGCCAGGTGGTCCACTTGCTCACAAATGCAAGACGGTGATCCAACCAAGTCGGCTTATTATTCTTACAGCGCAACGCTTTGTGCAGACATTCTTGGGGAGCAACTATATAGCTCTGCATTTTCGTCGGCATGGATTCTTGAAATTCTGGTAAGTTTTATCTTTATATGTTTATAAGTTttatctttatgtttttataagTTTTATCTTTACGTGTTTATTTTCTAGCTAATTTAATTGAATGATATAATGTGCAGTGAGCATCTCATGGCATGTGATACATTTTTAAAGTATGGATAGGTTATACTTTCGAGCTCATTTGTTTATATACAATCAGTTGTTTGTCACTTTCAATTCAGGTATTTGTCTtgcattgttttttttcttctgcagTTTGAGATTTGTTGGTCTATGAACTATTGCAAAGTTTCATGATATTTTCAATGATCATTCTGACTTTCATCTGGTTTGACTTTTAGGAAGTTATGAAGGAACATTAGATGAAAATAGCTCCCCATCTAAAACGTGTCCTAATCCTttagctattttcatgttctaAATATGGTGATATGTGGTCCAAACATGAGCTGGATGAGTTATTATGTTATACGACTTCCTATTAGATTCATCAATTTACTCTTTGGCTTGGCTAAGATTGAATGAAGGAAGTGGAACACCATGATGGAAAGGACAGAGGTACTTTGCACACTAGAGATTACTTTAGCTAGCTTGTAGAGTCTGATGCTCTCAGAATTTGTGGATGGGGCATAGGTTTACATAGTGTCTTCCTTGAAAAATCCTGGATAAAAGGATGCCTCTATACATTGATGTAATTGACTTGGTGGAATTTTGATTgggaatagaaaataaaaaagatgttGTTTAGTTATACATTGTTGGAGAGAATGTTCCCTTCCTACTCTTTTTCCACAATCTATTCAAAAAATCTAAACCCTAACCCCAAAATTAAGAACATATTTTACCAAATTTATGCAACCTTCTCTTGCTGCGGGGGAGGGAAActtatttatttcatttttggctTAATTCACCACCCATATTTTGTGGGTTAGATAATGCTAACCTTGATGCAGAGAATGTTTCAACACTTATTTTTTATGAATCATTCTGAAAACAACTACAAGCTCACGGAAATTTAATGCACGAACACATATAATAGTTATAGTTTTAATCCTATTTAATACTTGGAGGCTTTGAAACCTTTGGCTAGTATCCAAACTCTGGAATATGTATCCAAGCAATGTAGTCAAAAACCTTAGATGGCAAACCCCATCCTATCAATTTGAGCTGATATGTCATGGTCAGTTTCTAAGCTTATCAGATAAGCACGGGAGGAGGCAAGTTATTCAGCTTCACTTTTATGTAATTTGAGGAGAAATATTGTTGTCAGTTTGTTGCGATGCTGTGACTCATTAATGGAAATTCTAGCTTGAAGCAATGGGTCCCAAAGACAAGGGCCTCACCTTTGGGCTCTGGCTTCACATGCTCAACTCTAGGATGGCAGGTTATGCATGGTACTTATGTTTAAGCAGACTAGCAAATAGAATCAGCACTACTCTATATACTGCCCATAACTCTTAGCAGGTCTATCCAGAGTCTTAAATGTCATTTTATTATACTAGATTTGGGGATTTTCTGGAATTCAAGCAGGGAAAAATGCTCATGATTGCTGCAAAAGGCACTTTGATTACTAAGTAgttacttttttctttcttgggcctTCCGGGAATTGACCAGAAGGAACCAGGGTTCCACTGAAAGCAACAATCCTTGGTGTTCTGGGGGGAACAATTCACTCGAATTAGATGGCCCCTATCTCATTATTATGATTTGTAGTCAAGGTTAAATCAATACTAGATGATTCCTTAATTGCTTACGATTACTGCTGTTGAGGAATTTCAGTATTTCCTTACAATATTGTTAAGGAAAAGAACATAACATGATGTGAACAAAGGTTATCTCTTACATGATGTAGGGGTTCAGATCTATCTGCTTGTAGATTATTGGTGAAAAAACTGCACTGTGACAaccaaaatttatttattagatcTGTCAAATGTTCTTTTAGTTCTAGTAAGGTAGGACAAGATGACTCAAATTTGTACACTCTGCAAAATGTGTCTCAAGGAGTTATGTAGGTttagattcaaaatttataacGATGCTGATCACATGCCTATCTGTAGATCTCTAGTGATACTCTCATGCCAGACAAGAATGATTCAAGAAAGTAAACAGCATCACATTGTGTTGAATTATTTATAGTTCAAAACAGTTGAGGccaattttcaaatattttttacatGGTTAAAAACAAATAAGAGGAAGTAATTGTGAGATTTATGATGAGAGCTGATTTGATGGGATACAACttttaatcaccaaagatcaGAGATTGGGGATTTCTTTGAGGTTGAGGAAGGTTAATAAATTTTATTGGAGTCCTATATGAATGCCTATGGACAAGCATTTGTTGGGGGTGGCAAAGTAGACTCTATGTTTTGCTGATGTTTAAGATTCTTGCTTAAGAATTGATTAACATGAGAGCATTCGACatgttttcatgaaaggatTGTTGAAGCTCACTATTTGGAAGAGGTTTATGCAAGGATTAAGGATCCAGTCCATTGCAACAGAAGTATACTGAACTGAAGAGAGACTGAGTGCTAGGACACATCCGGACCCCATGTCCCTTCCAACTGGGTCGTTGGGACAATTACATTCTGACATTTGAGTGGCTTTAGCATCTCAAGGCaccttttttaaattttttttttaaaaatgtttCTCTTCATTCTCATTTAATGGTTGTTCTGGTCTGTCCCGGTCCATACCAGTACTGTATTACCCTGGCTGTAGACTAGGACGGGCCTCGGTACTGAGATCTAAGCCTTTCTATTTATGTCTTTTTGAATGAAGTAGGTGTATGACGAAGAGGCAAGTAAGAAGTGGATATAATGGACTGGGTTGTGTATGTGGTTTTTCATATTGCCACTCCATTGTCTATGGGGCATGTTTTGATAAATGCTTATCTTGAACCCTAATCTTGAAGTGCGGCATAACAAAGAAGGCACAAAGTCATCAGTTCATGCCAAATTGATGAATTCCATTTCATTGTTGTAGCTTCTATtaggagagaagaggaaagaagaaaaaggaacaaagaTGCAGTACAATGTTTATGGCTTAGAGTACTCTTATAATTGATGACTAAAATTCTTGATGTTCTCACCATATTATGTTCACATTTTATGCATATGGTGAGGTTTATTATTCATTTTATTCACTTTTTTGTACCTAACAATATATGATTGTGCAGTTCTTTGCATCCTTTTCGGCATTGGCTGATACCTACCCAACTCTTGCATGTGTTTGGTATCTGGTCTATTTCTGAAGCATGGCTCTCTTTTCCTATTTGCTTTCTGTTGATTAAGTTGATGAAATTTATGTTCAATGGGATGTTTGTTATACATCTCGAGACTTATTTCTAGCATCTATTTGATGGTCAATAATATCTGGAAGTTTAATCCCATTACTAAATGTTGCACCGAGCTGAATGGTTTTTGActgtttttattatttaaagcaCCGTGCTTTGCTTCACTTCAACATGCTGATAAACATTCTCCACTCACTATTGTTATTGCTTTTGAAAACAATTCTAGATTCTCTGCAATTAGTTGGTGGACGGTTactatatttaatgttcattaAAGTATTTGGAGTGAGAAGCACTAAATGGAAAAATCTATTCGCTCTCAATAATATCTTTAGGGGTACCCtgtttgttggaaattgtaacAATCTGCTTGTTTTAATCTGTTTCACATCCTGGCACACTATTATAATTCCAATGCAGTATTAAAAGTTCACCTCTGCAATTTGCCAGTAACAAATTCAGATTTCATTCTAGAGACTGATTTATTGATATGATAACATGCAGTAGAGTCATGATCCATTTCTAAGTGTTAGAAATCTATGTCGCTCCTTTTTTCTGTTGATTTTCTAGAGCACATTTTGATTTCCGGAATAGCATTGATTTTAGGAAAATTGAGAGAACCGATGGCTGCAGTACAAGGCCAGGGACAGGATAACTGATATAATCAGACTGTGATTCATAATAAGCCAAACATGCAAATCTTTCCCTTAAAGAACAACTGCAGAACTTATTATGCTTTGATTCTGATGGCACAGCATAAAAAATTTTTATGGGGGCTTGTTAGGACTACCGGACTAATGGATTCATTTTTATGGACACTACTGACTTGTAGTAGTCACAACTTTCTTTTGAGTCATGATTCTATGTCTGAGTGCTAGAAATTTATATAGAGGCTGCTTTCTTGATTTATATGAATTTTTAATATGTTAGAGATTTCTGTAATTAGTTGGAGAGAGAACTCATGGTGGTGACGCAGCAGTCACAACATTCTGACTACTAATTTTGTTAAAGATAAACTGGTGATTCTCTGACCATGTATGTATATTCCATTTTCTCTTGCAGCAATGTGAAAAAAGAGAGCTGCTTTTATCCCAT
This region includes:
- the LOC103717648 gene encoding O-fucosyltransferase 36-like, whose protein sequence is MERDRSSDSSSDEEEERGALVPQNEVKTRRRFAAFEIGDLPTRIRRGFWTSKRYLLVICLPLVVILLFFSLDLGSLFRGVSIIQADSTGERMRESELRAIHLLRNQQLGFLRLWNRTLSVAHSGSEVSRSPPSVPFNSSNSNTSGKVVDLPQSLNSVSFEEFRLALLEQIKLNKQIQNTLLSTHRVGNASLGSSDDNVDFDSSSSGVDVCRKVERPAERRTIEWKPQKDRYLFAICLSGQMSNHLICLEKHMFFAALLGRTLIFPSSKLDYQYDRVLDIDHINECFGRKVVITFEEFHEMKNHKMRIDRFICYIASPPCYLDGEHIKRLEKSGISLGKIEAAWPEDAKLKTQKKRVVDDIVPKFSSDDEVLAIGDMFYADVEEEWVMQPGGPLAHKCKTVIQPSRLIILTAQRFVQTFLGSNYIALHFRRHGFLKFCNVKKESCFYPIPQAAECILRVVERANAPVIYLSTDAATSETDLLQSLVVFNDKPVPLVKRPAHASAEKWDALLYRNHIAGDSQVEAMLDKTICALSNVFIGASGSTFTEDIIRLRRGWESASQCDEYLCQGELPNYIAELQ